In a single window of the Candidatus Zixiibacteriota bacterium genome:
- the hemB gene encoding porphobilinogen synthase, giving the protein MTDLVNRPRRLRANQLIRDMVAETSLKVSSMIQPYFVCEGKNVKLEISSMPGIFRESPDSLVKSIAKDFELGIKRVMLFGVPETKDAQASSALGEKSVVNVATSMLKDKYGDDLFISADVCLCGYTKSGHCGLVSGDKIDNDSTLPVLTQMAIDLARAGCDCVGPSDMMDGRIGEIRDGLDDSGFTDTIIMAYSAKYASAYYGPFRDAAESAPQHGDRQSYQMDFRNRREAFKEVALDVEQGADIVMVKPALAYLDVISDVKTAFELPVAAYNVSGEYAMVKLMAQQGYADEKKLTLENLYSISRAGADIILTYHLRDILRHGWLK; this is encoded by the coding sequence ATGACAGATTTGGTAAATCGACCGAGAAGACTGAGAGCCAACCAGCTCATTAGAGACATGGTAGCTGAGACATCTCTGAAGGTATCCAGCATGATTCAGCCTTATTTCGTCTGCGAGGGGAAGAATGTGAAGCTTGAAATTTCAAGCATGCCGGGCATCTTCAGAGAATCTCCCGATTCTCTCGTGAAATCTATTGCCAAAGATTTCGAGCTTGGTATCAAGCGCGTCATGCTCTTTGGCGTACCCGAAACGAAGGATGCGCAGGCATCCTCAGCGCTCGGAGAGAAATCAGTCGTGAACGTCGCGACCAGCATGCTCAAAGATAAGTATGGAGATGACCTTTTCATTTCTGCAGATGTCTGTCTCTGCGGCTATACCAAATCCGGGCACTGTGGGCTGGTCTCAGGTGACAAGATCGACAACGACAGCACTCTGCCCGTGTTGACTCAGATGGCGATTGACCTCGCGAGGGCTGGCTGTGACTGCGTCGGTCCGTCGGATATGATGGATGGTCGCATCGGAGAGATCAGAGATGGTCTCGATGATTCCGGATTCACTGACACCATCATCATGGCATACAGCGCAAAGTACGCGTCGGCATATTACGGACCGTTCAGAGATGCCGCGGAATCAGCTCCTCAGCATGGCGACCGGCAATCCTACCAGATGGACTTTCGCAACCGCCGCGAGGCATTCAAAGAGGTCGCACTTGATGTCGAGCAGGGCGCGGATATTGTTATGGTCAAGCCTGCGCTTGCCTATCTAGATGTTATCTCAGATGTCAAGACCGCGTTCGAGCTGCCTGTTGCCGCCTATAATGTCTCAGGTGAATATGCGATGGTGAAACTAATGGCACAGCAGGGTTACGCGGATGAGAAGAAGCTCACGCTCGAAAACCTCTACTCAATATCACGAGCAGGCGCAGACATCATTCTGACCTACCATCTTCGAGACATTCTACGACACGGCTGGCTGAAATAA